A stretch of Pseudomonas sp. LRP2-20 DNA encodes these proteins:
- a CDS encoding aspartate aminotransferase family protein → MNAPFQAKLQTQRDTRDYQAGDAAHHIHAFLDQKALNAEGPRVMVGGERLHLWDSDGKRYLDGMSGLWCTQLGYGRKDLTAAAAAQMDQLAYYNMFFHTTHPAVIELSELLFSLLPGHYSHAIYTNSGSEANEVLIRTVRRYWQVVGQPSKKIMIGRWNGYHGSTLAATALGGMKFMHEMGGMIPDVAHIDEPYWYAAGGDLTPAEFGRRCALQLEQKILELGAENVAGFIAEPFQGAGGMIFPPESYWPEIQRICRQYDVLLCADEVIGGFGRTGEWFAHEYFGFEPDTLSIAKGLTSGYVPMGGLVLSKRIAEALVERGGVFAHGLTYSGHPVAAAVAIANLKALRDEGIVRQVKEDTGPYLQRILREVFANHPLIGQVQGAGLVASLQFAEDKGSRKRYANENDLAWQCRTYGFEEGVIIRSTLGRMIMAPALVANHSELDELVEKTRIAVDRTARGLGIL, encoded by the coding sequence ATGAACGCACCGTTCCAAGCCAAGCTGCAAACCCAGCGCGATACCCGTGACTACCAGGCTGGCGACGCCGCCCACCACATCCATGCCTTCCTCGACCAGAAGGCGCTGAACGCCGAAGGCCCTCGGGTGATGGTGGGTGGCGAGCGCTTGCACCTGTGGGACAGCGACGGCAAGCGCTACCTGGACGGCATGTCGGGCCTGTGGTGCACCCAGCTTGGCTACGGCCGCAAGGACCTGACCGCCGCAGCCGCCGCGCAGATGGATCAGCTGGCCTACTACAACATGTTCTTCCACACCACCCACCCAGCGGTGATCGAACTGTCCGAGCTGCTGTTCAGCCTGCTGCCGGGCCACTACAGCCATGCCATCTACACCAACTCCGGCTCCGAGGCCAACGAGGTGCTGATCCGCACCGTGCGCCGCTACTGGCAGGTGGTCGGCCAGCCGAGCAAGAAGATCATGATCGGCCGCTGGAACGGCTACCACGGCTCGACCCTGGCAGCCACCGCCTTGGGCGGCATGAAATTCATGCACGAGATGGGCGGGATGATCCCGGATGTGGCGCATATCGACGAGCCATACTGGTACGCCGCCGGCGGTGACCTGACCCCGGCCGAGTTTGGCCGCCGCTGTGCCCTGCAACTGGAACAGAAGATCCTCGAACTGGGCGCCGAGAACGTTGCCGGTTTCATCGCCGAGCCGTTCCAGGGGGCTGGCGGCATGATCTTCCCGCCGGAAAGCTACTGGCCGGAAATCCAGCGCATCTGCCGTCAGTACGACGTGCTGCTGTGTGCCGATGAGGTGATCGGTGGCTTTGGCCGCACCGGCGAGTGGTTCGCCCACGAATACTTCGGTTTCGAACCGGACACCCTGTCGATCGCCAAGGGCCTGACGTCGGGTTACGTGCCGATGGGCGGCCTGGTGCTGAGCAAGCGCATTGCCGAGGCGCTGGTCGAGCGTGGCGGGGTGTTTGCCCACGGCCTGACCTATTCCGGGCACCCGGTGGCGGCAGCAGTGGCCATTGCCAACCTCAAGGCGCTGCGTGATGAAGGCATCGTGCGCCAGGTGAAGGAAGACACCGGGCCCTACCTGCAGCGCATCCTGCGCGAGGTGTTCGCCAACCACCCGCTGATTGGCCAGGTGCAAGGCGCCGGCCTGGTGGCGTCGTTGCAGTTCGCCGAGGACAAGGGCAGCCGCAAGCGCTATGCCAATGAAAACGACCTGGCCTGGCAGTGCCGCACCTATGGCTTCGAGGAAGGGGTGATCATCCGTTCGACCCTGGGGCGGATGATCATGGCGCCGGCCCTGGTGGCCAACCACAGCGAGCTGGATGAATTGGTGGAGAAGACGCGGATTGCGGTGGACCGCACGGCGCGGGGGCTGGGCATTCTCTAG
- a CDS encoding peptidase U32 family protein, with protein MSLPKNHLELLSPARDVAIAREAILHGADAIYIGGPSFGARHNACNEVSDIAELVEFAHRYHARVFTTINTILHDNELEPARKLIHQLYDAGVDALIVQDLGVMELDIPPIELHASTQTDIRTLERAKFLDQAGFSQLVLARELNLQQIRAIASETDAAIEFFIHGALCVAFSGQCNISHAQTGRSANRGDCSQACRLPYTLKDDQGRVVAFEKHLLSMKDNNQTANLADLVDAGVRSFKIEGRYKDMGYVKNITAHYRKELDAILEGRPELARASSGRTEHFFLPDPDKTFHRGSTDYFVTDRKVDIGAFDSPTFTGLAVGVVEKVGKRDLQVVTEVPLTNGDGLNVLVKREVVGFRANIAEPRGEFEEDGQKRYRYRVEPNEMPEGLHKLRPNHPLSRNLDHNWQQALLRTSAERRVGVEWHAVLREQRLMLTVSSEEGVSVQVALDGPFGAANKPQQALDQLHDLLGQLGTTMYHANRIELDAPQAFFIPNSQLKALRREAIEALTAARVQAHPRGGRKAETTPPPVYPESHLSFLANVYNQKARDFYHRHGVQLIDAAYEAHEEHGEVPVMITKHCLRFSFNLCPKQAKGVTGVRTKVAPMQLIQGDEVLTLKFDCKPCEMHVIGKMKNHIIDLPTPGSAVAQVVGHISPEDLLKTIPRGPH; from the coding sequence ATGTCCCTTCCAAAGAATCACCTGGAACTGCTCAGCCCTGCCCGTGACGTGGCCATCGCCCGCGAGGCGATCCTGCACGGCGCTGATGCCATCTACATCGGCGGCCCGAGCTTCGGCGCGCGCCACAACGCCTGCAACGAAGTCAGCGATATCGCCGAACTGGTCGAGTTCGCCCATCGCTACCATGCACGCGTGTTCACCACCATCAACACCATCCTCCACGACAACGAGCTGGAACCGGCGCGCAAGCTGATCCACCAGCTCTATGATGCCGGTGTCGACGCGCTGATCGTGCAGGACCTGGGGGTGATGGAGCTGGACATCCCGCCGATCGAACTGCACGCCAGCACCCAGACCGACATCCGCACCCTGGAGCGGGCCAAGTTCCTCGACCAGGCCGGTTTCTCCCAGCTGGTGCTGGCCCGCGAGCTGAACCTGCAGCAGATCCGCGCCATCGCCAGCGAAACCGATGCTGCCATCGAGTTCTTCATCCACGGTGCGCTGTGCGTGGCTTTCTCGGGCCAGTGCAACATCTCCCACGCCCAGACCGGGCGCAGCGCCAACCGCGGCGACTGCTCCCAGGCCTGCCGCCTGCCGTACACCTTGAAGGATGACCAGGGCCGCGTGGTGGCGTTCGAGAAACACCTGCTGTCGATGAAGGACAACAACCAGACCGCCAACCTGGCTGACCTGGTCGATGCCGGCGTGCGCTCGTTCAAGATCGAGGGGCGCTACAAGGACATGGGCTACGTGAAGAACATCACCGCCCACTACCGCAAGGAACTCGACGCCATCCTCGAAGGCCGCCCGGAACTGGCTCGCGCCTCCAGCGGCCGTACCGAGCACTTCTTCCTGCCCGACCCGGACAAGACCTTCCACCGCGGCAGCACCGACTACTTCGTCACCGACCGCAAGGTCGACATCGGCGCCTTCGACTCGCCGACCTTCACTGGCCTTGCGGTCGGCGTGGTAGAGAAAGTCGGCAAGCGTGACCTGCAGGTGGTCACCGAGGTGCCGCTGACCAACGGCGACGGCCTCAACGTGCTGGTCAAGCGTGAGGTGGTGGGTTTCCGCGCCAACATCGCCGAGCCACGTGGCGAGTTCGAGGAAGACGGCCAGAAGCGCTACCGCTACCGCGTCGAACCCAACGAAATGCCAGAAGGCCTGCACAAGCTGCGGCCCAACCACCCGCTGTCGCGCAACCTCGACCACAACTGGCAGCAGGCCCTGCTGCGCACCTCGGCCGAGCGCCGGGTTGGCGTGGAGTGGCATGCGGTGCTGCGCGAGCAGCGCCTGATGCTGACCGTCAGCAGTGAGGAAGGCGTCAGCGTGCAGGTGGCCCTGGACGGCCCGTTCGGCGCGGCCAACAAGCCACAGCAGGCATTGGACCAGTTGCACGACCTGCTCGGCCAGCTGGGCACCACGATGTACCACGCCAACCGCATCGAACTGGATGCACCGCAGGCGTTCTTCATCCCAAACTCGCAGCTCAAGGCCCTGCGCCGTGAAGCCATCGAGGCGCTGACCGCGGCCCGTGTGCAGGCGCACCCACGCGGCGGGCGCAAGGCCGAGACCACGCCACCACCGGTGTACCCGGAGTCGCACCTGTCGTTCCTGGCCAACGTCTACAACCAGAAGGCCCGCGACTTCTACCACCGCCATGGCGTGCAGCTGATCGACGCGGCGTACGAGGCCCACGAGGAACACGGCGAAGTGCCGGTGATGATCACCAAGCACTGCCTGCGCTTCTCGTTCAACCTGTGCCCCAAGCAGGCCAAGGGCGTGACCGGCGTGCGCACCAAGGTGGCGCCGATGCAGCTGATCCAGGGCGATGAAGTGTTGACCCTGAAGTTCGACTGCAAGCCGTGCGAGATGCATGTGATCGGCAAGATGAAGAACCACATCATCGACCTGCCGACGCCAGGTAGCGCGGTGGCTCAGGTGGTTGGCCACATCAGCCCGGAAGACCTGCTCAAGACCATTCCACGCGGGCCTCATTGA
- a CDS encoding TonB-dependent receptor family protein, whose translation MQFPPFHRKALFALLPGLCPLAQAEPTTFNLLEPVVVTGTYTPNPSFDLPYSIDTVDRQQITDGQLGVNLSEALNRVPGLVVQNRQNYAQDLQISSRGYGARSAFGIRGIKLLSDGIPASTPDGQGQAASLNLDVADRIEVLRGPASALYGSNAGGVIQMFSRDGSGPPKVGVQTTFGSDGFNKNHVYSEGGSEQAGFLVDASRMDTDGYRDHSAARRDQTFAKVHLKPDEDSRLALIVSTLEQNGTQDPLGQTWDAYQHDPRSVAARAEEYNTRKSIHHQQVGMNYERYFGEATLQFNLYGGKRSVIQYLSIPKGTPANNRGGGVVDFDREFHGGTLRWVQPVSAAPGNLTLTFGADYDRSRDDRRGFQNFSGDTLGVKGELRRDEKDTATSFDPYVQAHWELDRWTVDAGLRHSSMEMEVDDRFLANGDASGSKKYQRTTPTLSVMYAFTPDLHGYISTGKAFETPTQAEMAYAPGALEGFNFGLEPATSTQYELGLKMRPDERTRINAAVFEIRTKDEIVVAASTDGRTSYRNAGKTLRRGFELSLQRELNEHWQANLAYTLLDATYDEAFTQGSNTIDKGNQLPGVPRSSLFGELVWKPRDGISMGLEGQYRSKVYVEDTNDQHAAPGYAVFNWRTQFQQQVGPWTFHQLVRLDNLLDRQYVGSVIVGDGNGRYYEAAPGQSWYAGAGLEYQF comes from the coding sequence ACCACCTTCAACCTGCTGGAACCGGTGGTGGTCACTGGCACCTACACACCCAACCCAAGCTTCGACCTGCCCTACTCCATTGACACCGTCGACCGCCAGCAGATCACCGATGGTCAACTGGGCGTCAACCTGTCGGAAGCACTCAACCGGGTACCCGGCCTGGTGGTGCAGAACCGCCAGAACTACGCCCAGGACCTGCAGATTTCCTCGCGTGGCTATGGCGCCCGTTCGGCCTTCGGCATCCGCGGTATCAAGCTGCTCAGCGATGGCATCCCGGCCAGCACCCCGGATGGCCAGGGCCAGGCGGCCTCGCTGAACCTGGACGTGGCTGACCGCATCGAGGTGTTGCGCGGCCCGGCGTCCGCCCTCTACGGCAGCAATGCCGGCGGCGTGATCCAGATGTTCTCCCGCGACGGTTCGGGGCCACCGAAGGTCGGTGTCCAAACCACCTTCGGCAGCGATGGCTTCAACAAGAACCACGTCTACAGCGAGGGCGGCAGCGAGCAGGCCGGTTTCCTGGTCGATGCCTCGCGCATGGACACCGACGGCTACCGCGACCACAGCGCCGCGCGCCGCGACCAGACCTTCGCCAAGGTGCACCTCAAGCCGGACGAAGACAGCCGCCTGGCGCTGATCGTCAGCACCCTGGAGCAGAACGGCACGCAAGACCCGCTCGGCCAGACCTGGGATGCCTACCAGCACGACCCGCGCTCGGTGGCGGCGCGCGCCGAGGAGTACAACACGCGCAAAAGCATCCACCACCAGCAGGTGGGCATGAACTACGAACGCTACTTCGGCGAGGCGACCCTGCAGTTCAACCTGTATGGCGGCAAGCGCAGCGTCATCCAGTACCTGTCGATCCCCAAGGGCACGCCCGCGAACAACCGTGGCGGCGGCGTGGTCGACTTCGACCGTGAATTCCACGGTGGCACCCTGCGCTGGGTCCAGCCGGTCAGCGCCGCCCCCGGCAACCTGACCCTGACCTTCGGTGCCGACTATGACCGCAGCCGCGACGACCGCCGTGGTTTCCAGAACTTCAGCGGCGACACCCTGGGCGTGAAAGGCGAGCTGCGCCGCGATGAAAAGGACACCGCCACCAGTTTCGATCCCTATGTGCAGGCGCACTGGGAACTGGACCGCTGGACCGTGGATGCCGGCCTGCGCCACAGCAGCATGGAGATGGAAGTGGATGACCGCTTCCTGGCCAACGGCGATGCCAGCGGCTCCAAGAAGTACCAGCGCACCACGCCGACCCTGTCGGTCATGTATGCCTTCACCCCCGACCTGCATGGTTACATCAGCACTGGCAAGGCCTTCGAGACGCCGACCCAGGCCGAGATGGCCTACGCCCCCGGGGCACTGGAAGGCTTCAACTTCGGTCTTGAACCGGCCACCAGCACCCAGTACGAGCTGGGCCTGAAAATGCGCCCGGATGAACGCACGCGGATCAACGCGGCGGTGTTCGAGATCCGTACCAAAGACGAGATCGTGGTCGCTGCCTCGACCGACGGCCGCACCAGCTACCGCAACGCCGGCAAGACCCTGCGTCGTGGCTTCGAGCTGAGCCTGCAGCGTGAGCTGAATGAGCACTGGCAGGCAAACCTCGCCTATACCCTGCTCGATGCCACGTATGACGAGGCCTTTACCCAGGGCAGCAACACCATCGACAAGGGCAACCAGTTGCCGGGCGTGCCACGCAGCAGCCTGTTCGGCGAGCTGGTGTGGAAGCCGCGTGACGGTATCAGCATGGGGCTGGAGGGGCAGTACCGGAGCAAGGTGTATGTCGAGGACACCAATGACCAGCATGCGGCGCCGGGTTATGCGGTGTTCAACTGGCGCACGCAGTTCCAGCAGCAGGTTGGGCCCTGGACGTTCCACCAGCTGGTGCGCCTGGACAACCTGCTCGACCGCCAGTATGTAGGGTCGGTGATTGTCGGCGATGGCAATGGCCGCTATTACGAGGCGGCGCCAGGCCAATCCTGGTATGCCGGTGCGGGGCTGGAATACCAGTTCTGA